In the Hordeum vulgare subsp. vulgare chromosome 7H, MorexV3_pseudomolecules_assembly, whole genome shotgun sequence genome, one interval contains:
- the LOC123408342 gene encoding protein transport protein SEC31-like produces the protein MEVMMRPASPTPHRPDSAAASPYATAPSSPHGRLPEPATPFGSVEGAAARGSSPFLTAPSSPNPFDLLPPATPRLAGANPFDLFQHFTSAPASPRRAAAIYAHFADGGHGDREDEEEEEDDDEGFHPRSSYSTTASAVPFDWEERPGTPKAGMGGGEAAWDTDFEFGTVVDKTAPAESLTTADELFEKGRIRPLKPLLKTADELSDKGKIRPLKPPPGLLDGGSVGSSPRSPIAKGALRSPRRRSRVGSGTDFDPFAAALLEATKAPSPSPSPLGGKNTAAVASGSPPKKDDPFAARPASRSAGWRRWRLSDLLLFRSSSEGGRISKDPLPKCPPAQQPDAPLKKASAPPPTAAAAKFNARAVSMDKLKKQSGDKSAAAAAEGIVGCARLSPLQRFARGLGGHSWHYGRGMAAQGTKG, from the coding sequence ATGGAGGTCATGATGCgccccgcctcgccgacgccgcaCCGGCCCGACAGCGCGGCCGCGAGCCCGTACGCCACGGCGCCGTCCAGCCCGCACGGCCGCCTCCCGGAGCCGGCCACCCCGTTCGGCTCCGTCGAGGGAGCGGCGGCGAGGGGCAGCAGCCCGTTCCTGACGGCGCCGTCGTCGCCGAACCCGTTCGACCTCCTGCCGCCGGCCACGCCGCGCCTCGCCGGCGCCAACCCCTTCGACCTCTTCCAGCACTTCACCAGCGCGCCCGCCAGCCCCCGGCGCGCCGCGGCCATATACGCGCACTTCGCCGACGGGGGCCACGGCGAccgcgaggacgaggaggaggaggaggatgacgacGAGGGGTTCCACCCGCGCTCGTCCTACTCCACCACCGCCTCGGCCGTGCCGTTCGACTGGGAGGAGAGGCCCGGGACGCCCAAGGCCGGGATgggcggcggcgaggcggcgtGGGACACGGACTTCGAGTTCGGCACCGTCGTCGACAAGACCGCGCCGGCGGAGAGCCTGACGACCGCCGACGAGCTCTTCGAGAAGGGCAGGATCCGGCCGCTGAAGCCTCTGCTGAAGACGGCTGACGAGCTCTCCGACAAGGGCAAGATCAGGCCGCTGAAGCCGCCGCCCGGCCTGCTCGACGGCGGGAGCGTCGGGTCGTCGCCGCGGTCGCCGATCGCGAAAGGCGCCCTGAGGTCGCCCCGGCGACGGAGCAGGGTCGGCTCCGGCACGGACTTCGACCCGTTCGCAGCGGCGCTCCTGGAGGCGACCAAGgcgccctccccctccccctccccgctCGGCGGCAAGAACACCGCCGCCGTCGCGTCAGGCTCGCCGCCCAAGAAGGACGACCCGTTCGCCGCCCGTCCAGCCTCCAGGAGCgccgggtggaggaggtggcggctcAGCGACCTCCTCCTGTTCCGGAGCTCGTCGGAAGGCGGCCGGATCAGCAAAGACCCTCTCCCCAAGTGCCCGCCGGCTCAGCAGCCCGACGCGCCCCTCAAGAAGGCGAGCGCGCCACCAccaacggcggcggcggccaagtTCAACGCCAGAGCCGTCAGCATggacaagctcaagaagcagagcGGCGACAagagcgcggcggcggcggcagagggcATCGTCGGGTGCGCGCGGCTGAGCCCGCTGCAGCGGTTCGCCAGAGGGCTCGGCGGCCACTCGTGGCACTACGGCCGCGGCATGGCGGCGCAGGGGACCAAAGGTTAG